From the Metamycoplasma hominis ATCC 23114 genome, one window contains:
- a CDS encoding AAA domain-containing protein, with the protein MNNKDSKYQTLMANLLNIDTYDTSLYTSINSENFFDIYNNFGQEIFDQIFKNYKFNCILTEVKNKEMRQLLEKAQNKQEIITIYKDNNVRIEQSIFKMLSTDFEKAKTLLITKLESEFQKSIVNWKKIINKAENINIETNIWPLHVGFLFISIKTDKKTIFAPLLFKEVTLEVKNSLVYLKSNSDVRINSKLVTFLSQEGFLLNIDNLDFSNLSIESIFEHLKKIWSPIYNMPQSLRSNIPLVSQSDIQNVSIEFHPGMIFGFYNVSSGYLWNQMKKIIENDEFESILVPEINKNVYREKINTSIFNNKFKLFKVQKTNFSQDVATVSALCQDTIIWGPPGTGKSQTISNIIVNIIARGYTALVVSQKKAALDVLRNRLGQLSLFCLFALNDKNLRQEVFYEPLKKFIEKIENFSISQVEKGIQIFSDEDKGYVDTLNEIEALPNLNNLLHFYASTLNANLTINDFNTLRLLTKDIKYDVEGHTFNDKKELKKYLYEVNLKRRPSIFSIYPRSIKEASELIINAPELFKINVDEAVKYIDKVEFAELETFVEKYKNLLIKKTINVSNSTILSNMLFAKLINTISNFNDEQKREYTSFAMSIRTGSLKPYMFFHRYKNIIKVLFPIIVTTPELDLSMWGKEEFDYAILDESSQIFIEKGIPILYLAKRKILAGDSKQMQPTRWFSVSYNFEDEEELGDIESLLDYATARGTYSILLDKNYRSKRASLMTFSSKHFYDSKLDVIDDFKLAFSSEKPIDVIQVDGEWNNSYNEAEAKEVLRIAKENLTKYEKIIILVFNVKQQEYLTNAIFSVEPELEKALFSDKITIKNIENIQGDEADLVIMSVVYDKKTALFGTYVARKGGKNALNVAISRAREKIIVVKSIYADDVEINERSTSDMRLFKEWLKFLDLSIIEQKNYLFLDNENKKYDEKTQTILLPKVSNLQMDVLAKLNELLKELNANNFEIISNYSIGTKLLDLVLINKISNNMIIGINIDDFKYLPDYRKYLKFKDDFNFLLSKSYPIINISRISWIVENKQILNKIKILIKHEEELNSQILLPEENNNLNVEEIKENIIENNALKNIKSSQIKQGSELKEIDFENVDDETFEVNQDSNNKIYELNESEVAQFEEFHNKNINHEFNDQTESRAEYSKDYEKDFLINYNDVELDKTHIDQEFHIENEFESAINNSNVVKIEDVTSSSANDELKVTNSNEQKISTKTTSEDIESGFSIEDINKENISNLFSNTFDDLDINMAPESEQQVEAKLNYDSGIIQDKLHEQDDEYFNLEENNIEEQQKNDDVQSPDETLKSQLVYIDNNKEVNDKQKSYDFAGLFADENEETSTDVKNMIDMNTAEYNQYMKNKDIEQDEQNKEITKNTADEEILNFDLIEDEKTTEFNVEDNNVKK; encoded by the coding sequence ATGAATAACAAAGATTCTAAATATCAAACATTAATGGCTAATTTATTGAATATTGATACATATGATACTTCACTATATACATCTATAAATAGTGAAAATTTTTTTGATATTTATAACAATTTTGGCCAAGAAATATTTGATCAAATTTTCAAAAATTACAAATTTAATTGTATTTTAACCGAAGTCAAAAATAAAGAAATGCGCCAATTGCTAGAAAAGGCACAAAATAAGCAGGAAATAATAACAATTTATAAAGATAATAATGTCAGAATCGAACAATCAATATTTAAGATGCTATCAACTGATTTTGAAAAAGCTAAAACCTTATTAATTACTAAATTAGAATCAGAATTTCAAAAATCAATAGTAAATTGAAAAAAAATAATAAATAAAGCTGAAAATATAAACATTGAAACAAATATCTGACCTTTGCATGTAGGTTTTTTATTTATTTCAATAAAAACGGATAAAAAGACAATCTTTGCTCCTTTATTATTTAAAGAAGTAACATTAGAAGTTAAAAATTCCTTGGTTTATTTGAAATCGAATTCAGATGTAAGAATAAATAGTAAGTTAGTAACATTTTTATCTCAAGAGGGTTTTTTGTTAAATATTGATAATTTAGATTTTTCTAATTTGTCAATCGAATCTATATTTGAGCATTTAAAAAAAATTTGATCTCCTATATACAATATGCCTCAATCACTAAGAAGCAATATTCCGCTTGTATCTCAAAGTGATATTCAAAACGTATCTATCGAATTTCATCCCGGAATGATTTTTGGATTTTATAACGTTTCTTCTGGATATTTATGAAATCAAATGAAAAAAATTATTGAAAACGATGAATTTGAAAGTATTTTAGTACCCGAAATTAATAAAAATGTTTATAGAGAAAAAATCAACACAAGTATTTTTAATAATAAATTTAAGTTATTTAAGGTACAAAAAACAAACTTTTCACAAGATGTTGCTACAGTGTCCGCACTATGTCAAGATACAATAATTTGAGGACCTCCAGGTACCGGGAAATCTCAAACTATTTCTAATATTATTGTCAATATAATTGCAAGGGGATATACTGCGCTAGTTGTGTCTCAAAAGAAGGCCGCCCTTGATGTATTGAGAAATAGACTAGGACAATTGAGCTTATTTTGTTTATTTGCTTTAAATGATAAGAATTTAAGACAAGAGGTATTTTACGAACCATTAAAAAAATTTATAGAAAAAATTGAGAATTTTTCTATTTCTCAAGTTGAAAAAGGAATTCAAATTTTTTCTGATGAAGATAAAGGTTATGTTGATACATTGAATGAAATAGAAGCACTGCCTAACTTAAATAACTTACTTCATTTCTATGCCTCAACATTGAATGCCAATTTAACAATAAATGATTTTAATACCCTAAGATTATTGACAAAAGATATAAAATATGATGTTGAAGGACATACTTTTAATGATAAGAAAGAACTTAAAAAATATCTATACGAAGTAAATTTAAAAAGAAGACCGTCAATATTTTCAATTTATCCAAGGTCAATAAAAGAAGCTAGTGAATTAATTATTAATGCGCCTGAATTATTTAAAATCAATGTAGATGAAGCGGTAAAATACATTGATAAAGTAGAGTTTGCCGAATTGGAAACTTTTGTTGAAAAATATAAAAATTTATTGATTAAAAAAACAATAAATGTAAGTAATTCAACCATTTTATCTAACATGCTATTTGCTAAATTAATAAATACAATTTCAAATTTCAATGATGAACAAAAACGTGAATATACATCATTTGCAATGTCTATAAGAACAGGTAGCTTAAAGCCATATATGTTTTTCCATAGATATAAAAACATAATTAAAGTATTATTTCCAATAATTGTAACTACTCCTGAATTAGATTTGTCAATGTGAGGTAAAGAAGAATTTGATTATGCAATCCTAGATGAATCAAGCCAAATCTTTATTGAAAAAGGAATTCCAATTTTATACTTAGCTAAAAGAAAGATACTTGCTGGAGATTCAAAGCAAATGCAACCAACACGTTGATTTTCGGTTTCATATAATTTTGAAGATGAAGAAGAATTGGGTGATATTGAATCTCTTCTAGATTACGCTACTGCTAGAGGAACTTATTCAATATTGCTAGATAAGAACTATCGTTCAAAGAGGGCATCATTAATGACATTCAGTTCTAAACATTTTTATGATTCCAAATTAGATGTAATAGATGATTTTAAATTAGCATTTTCTAGTGAAAAACCAATTGATGTAATTCAAGTTGATGGCGAATGAAATAATAGTTACAATGAAGCTGAGGCTAAAGAAGTATTAAGAATAGCAAAAGAAAATCTAACAAAATATGAAAAAATAATTATTCTTGTTTTTAATGTTAAACAACAAGAATATTTGACAAATGCAATATTTAGCGTTGAACCAGAACTAGAAAAAGCCTTATTTTCCGATAAAATAACAATAAAAAATATTGAAAACATTCAAGGTGACGAAGCTGATTTAGTCATTATGTCTGTTGTTTATGACAAAAAAACAGCATTGTTTGGAACATACGTTGCAAGGAAGGGTGGAAAAAACGCCCTAAATGTTGCCATATCAAGAGCAAGAGAAAAAATTATTGTTGTAAAATCAATTTATGCAGATGATGTTGAAATTAATGAACGTTCAACATCTGATATGCGTTTATTCAAAGAATGGCTAAAATTTTTAGATTTATCAATAATTGAACAAAAAAACTATTTATTTTTAGATAATGAAAATAAAAAATATGATGAAAAAACACAAACAATATTGTTACCAAAAGTAAGCAACCTTCAAATGGATGTATTGGCAAAATTAAACGAATTATTGAAGGAATTAAATGCTAACAATTTCGAAATAATTTCGAATTATTCAATAGGAACTAAATTATTAGACTTAGTCTTAATCAATAAAATTTCAAATAATATGATTATTGGTATCAATATTGACGATTTTAAATATTTGCCTGATTATAGAAAATATTTAAAATTTAAAGATGATTTTAATTTTTTACTATCAAAATCATATCCAATAATTAATATTTCTAGAATAAGTTGAATAGTAGAAAACAAACAAATTTTAAATAAGATTAAAATTTTAATTAAACACGAAGAAGAGTTAAATTCTCAAATTTTATTGCCCGAAGAAAATAACAATTTAAATGTAGAAGAAATTAAAGAAAACATTATAGAAAATAATGCCTTAAAAAACATAAAATCAAGCCAAATTAAACAAGGTTCTGAATTAAAAGAAATAGATTTTGAAAATGTTGATGACGAAACTTTTGAAGTTAATCAAGATTCTAATAATAAAATTTATGAATTAAATGAATCTGAGGTTGCTCAATTTGAAGAATTCCATAATAAGAATATAAATCATGAATTTAATGACCAAACCGAATCAAGAGCCGAATACTCAAAGGACTATGAAAAAGATTTTTTGATTAATTATAATGATGTTGAATTGGATAAAACGCATATTGATCAGGAATTTCACATTGAAAATGAATTTGAATCAGCAATAAATAATAGTAATGTGGTAAAGATTGAAGATGTCACTTCATCATCGGCTAACGATGAATTAAAAGTAACTAATTCTAATGAACAAAAAATTTCTACAAAAACAACAAGTGAAGATATTGAATCAGGATTTTCAATTGAAGATATAAACAAAGAAAATATTAGCAATTTATTTTCTAATACGTTCGATGATCTTGATATAAATATGGCGCCTGAAAGCGAACAACAAGTTGAGGCTAAACTTAATTATGATTCAGGCATTATTCAAGATAAGTTGCATGAGCAAGACGATGAATATTTTAATTTAGAAGAAAATAATATTGAAGAGCAACAAAAGAATGATGATGTTCAAAGTCCAGATGAGACATTAAAATCTCAATTAGTTTATATTGACAATAATAAAGAAGTAAACGATAAACAAAAAAGCTATGATTTTGCAGGTTTATTTGCTGATGAAAACGAAGAAACTTCTACAGATGTAAAAAACATGATAGACATGAATACTGCAGAATATAATCAATACATGAAAAATAAAGATATTGAACAAGATGAACAAAATAAAGAGATAACTAAAAATACTGCTGATGAAGAAATATTGAATTTTGATTTAATCGAAGATGAAAAAACTACGGAATTCAACGTGGAGGACAACAATGTCAAAAAATAG
- the def gene encoding peptide deformylase, translating to MFKFEDVKLVQLPEKVLRNKSKNVELPLTAEDDLLIQKMIFHVDDSQTPQTKFRPAVGVAAVQYGILKNIFYVMVKDDQNNYIFRDALINPIMLSHSNHKISLQEGEGCLSVKESDAGQEGFVYRYSRVVIKAYSYFEKKEKIYDVSGYPAIVLQHEYDHLQGKLFIDRINKNQPWKQEKNSHLI from the coding sequence ATGTTTAAATTTGAAGATGTTAAATTAGTTCAATTACCAGAAAAAGTATTGAGAAATAAATCAAAGAACGTTGAACTCCCATTGACCGCAGAAGATGATTTATTAATACAAAAAATGATTTTTCATGTTGATGATAGTCAAACTCCTCAAACAAAATTTAGACCTGCCGTTGGAGTTGCAGCAGTTCAATATGGAATATTGAAAAATATTTTTTATGTAATGGTAAAAGACGATCAAAATAATTATATTTTTAGAGATGCTTTAATAAATCCAATAATGCTTTCACATTCAAACCATAAAATATCATTGCAAGAAGGGGAGGGATGTTTAAGTGTTAAGGAAAGCGATGCAGGTCAAGAAGGTTTTGTATATAGATATTCAAGAGTTGTAATAAAAGCATATTCGTATTTTGAAAAAAAAGAAAAAATTTATGATGTTTCTGGCTATCCGGCAATTGTATTGCAACACGAATATGACCACTTGCAAGGAAAATTATTTATAGACAGAATCAATAAAAATCAACCTTGAAAGCAAGAAAAAAATTCTCATTTAATTTAG
- a CDS encoding CNNM domain-containing protein — translation MPEPLSGNYNTLNSASGALTSTGAPWQYILYSIILFLLILFSAIFSASETAYTTVSRAKIENMIEKKQKFAKLIQKQHLFFNRILGTILIANNLVNIASATLFSYVLSLTTMSSGKATIISTAVMTPLIVLFAEILPKLIAKAYPERVIRSTCWFIEALYWIFFPITYPISKIGKKIYITNTEEDMKNLINIAQDEGVLEINESTMAKNVLDLDSSKVSQNYVKLKDIDYLNYKATLQDALNKFKETNYSRLPIEKDGDMIGILLLKDIFFLKRGNIMNYVKTVPKISANSLLSIALEKLRKARAQMGFVIKNNNDDSVIGIITIEDIIEEVVGEIYDEYDDDEQIYEISLERCEARGNVKISTIWKRFEWDEILNLEAPNDEDLNLSNWLKNRVGHELHVNTKYTYEDKIDFQVISLKNKDQKFDIIDIDWSK, via the coding sequence ATGCCAGAGCCTCTATCCGGTAACTATAATACTTTAAATTCAGCATCAGGAGCTTTAACTTCAACCGGTGCACCATGACAATACATTTTATATTCAATCATTCTTTTTTTACTAATATTATTTAGTGCTATATTTTCAGCTTCAGAAACAGCATATACAACTGTTTCAAGGGCTAAGATTGAAAATATGATTGAAAAAAAGCAAAAGTTCGCTAAATTAATTCAAAAACAACATTTGTTTTTTAATAGAATTTTAGGGACTATTTTAATAGCTAATAATTTGGTAAATATTGCATCTGCAACATTGTTTTCATATGTTTTATCATTAACAACAATGTCTTCTGGCAAGGCTACTATTATTTCAACTGCTGTTATGACTCCACTTATTGTTTTGTTTGCAGAAATTTTGCCAAAGCTAATTGCAAAAGCATATCCCGAAAGAGTTATTAGATCAACGTGTTGATTTATTGAAGCATTATATTGAATATTTTTTCCAATTACTTATCCAATATCTAAAATTGGCAAAAAGATTTATATAACAAATACAGAAGAAGATATGAAAAACCTGATTAATATTGCACAAGATGAAGGTGTTTTAGAAATCAATGAATCAACTATGGCAAAGAATGTTTTGGATCTTGATTCAAGCAAGGTTTCTCAAAATTACGTTAAGTTAAAAGATATTGATTATTTGAATTATAAAGCAACTTTGCAAGATGCATTAAACAAGTTTAAAGAAACTAATTATTCAAGATTGCCAATTGAAAAAGATGGAGATATGATAGGCATATTGCTTTTAAAAGATATATTCTTTTTAAAGCGTGGCAATATTATGAATTATGTTAAAACGGTGCCAAAAATTTCCGCAAATAGTTTACTTTCTATTGCATTAGAAAAATTAAGGAAGGCTAGAGCACAAATGGGTTTCGTCATTAAAAATAATAATGATGACAGTGTCATAGGAATAATTACAATCGAAGATATCATTGAAGAAGTTGTAGGCGAAATATACGACGAATATGATGATGATGAACAAATTTATGAAATAAGTTTGGAACGCTGTGAGGCCCGCGGAAACGTTAAAATTTCAACAATTTGAAAGCGCTTTGAGTGAGATGAAATTTTAAATTTAGAAGCTCCTAATGATGAGGATTTAAATTTATCAAATTGACTAAAAAACCGTGTTGGCCACGAGCTACATGTTAATACAAAATATACTTACGAAGATAAAATTGATTTTCAAGTGATATCATTAAAAAATAAAGATCAAAAATTTGATATTATCGATATAGATTGAAGTAAATAA
- the rpsF gene encoding 30S ribosomal protein S6 — protein sequence MSNYEIMILTNPKTTDEELQNLVFSVLDKNSSKFERLERNETAYPIKKLTHVNYFLITTKAEPHLMSELTRKLNIDKSVLRSLIINLDSEKGLKPRKVSKKFNKRIPLNRENKKPYVKNNETSKDASEEKKVARKPRTSKVLDEKK from the coding sequence ATGTCAAATTACGAAATTATGATTCTAACTAATCCAAAAACAACAGATGAAGAATTACAAAATCTAGTATTTTCAGTATTAGATAAAAATTCATCAAAATTTGAAAGATTAGAAAGAAACGAAACTGCATATCCAATTAAAAAGTTAACTCATGTAAATTACTTTTTAATTACAACAAAGGCAGAACCTCATCTAATGTCTGAATTAACAAGAAAGCTTAATATCGATAAATCAGTTTTAAGATCTTTAATTATTAATTTAGATTCTGAAAAAGGTTTAAAGCCAAGAAAAGTTTCTAAGAAATTCAATAAGAGAATTCCTCTAAACCGTGAAAATAAAAAACCTTATGTAAAAAACAACGAAACTTCTAAAGATGCTAGCGAAGAAAAGAAGGTTGCAAGAAAACCAAGAACTTCAAAAGTTTTAGACGAAAAGAAATAG
- a CDS encoding single-stranded DNA-binding protein, giving the protein MNKVFLIGRLSAKPYKNVTPSNVEYSRFTMAIRREYAAPNSEPVVDFVPCVAWRSNATFINKYLDKGSLLLVEGTFQSSRFNNGDGQISTSYVVSVEKIQSLETREMSENRRKNNNGKEFNIATEESNTIDNNLENNHQSNESNDNPFDQLDWDL; this is encoded by the coding sequence ATGAATAAAGTATTTTTAATTGGTCGTTTGTCGGCCAAACCTTATAAAAATGTTACACCTTCTAATGTTGAATATTCAAGATTTACTATGGCTATTAGACGCGAATACGCCGCCCCTAATTCTGAACCTGTAGTAGACTTTGTCCCATGTGTTGCTTGAAGATCTAACGCAACTTTTATTAATAAATATTTAGATAAAGGTTCGCTTCTTCTTGTTGAGGGTACATTTCAATCTTCACGTTTCAATAACGGCGATGGTCAAATTTCAACATCATATGTTGTTAGTGTAGAAAAAATTCAATCACTAGAAACACGTGAAATGTCAGAAAATAGACGAAAAAATAACAATGGTAAAGAATTTAATATTGCCACAGAAGAATCAAACACTATCGATAATAATTTAGAAAATAATCATCAATCAAATGAATCAAATGATAATCCTTTTGATCAACTTGATTGGGATTTATAG
- the rpsR gene encoding 30S ribosomal protein S18: MARIVRKKPFIRKRPCQFCLSKEPVVYIDYKNEEVLSKLVNLQGKILSSRITGTCAKHQRAVALAIKRARFVGILPYIGLVKRESKKETVKTEKVEKAE; encoded by the coding sequence ATGGCAAGAATTGTTCGTAAGAAACCTTTTATTCGTAAACGTCCATGTCAATTTTGTTTAAGTAAAGAACCAGTTGTTTACATTGACTACAAAAATGAAGAAGTTTTATCAAAATTAGTAAATTTACAAGGAAAAATTTTATCATCACGTATTACCGGAACATGTGCAAAACACCAAAGAGCAGTTGCATTAGCAATTAAAAGAGCAAGATTTGTTGGTATTTTGCCATACATCGGTTTAGTGAAAAGAGAATCTAAAAAAGAAACTGTTAAAACTGAAAAAGTAGAAAAAGCAGAATAA
- a CDS encoding replication-associated recombination protein A, whose protein sequence is MDSNLANLIRPKILEDFICPQEQKKLFQKIIENNDYRSFIFYGKPGTGKTTISYILANALKVNYEYFNAAIENKEDLVHKLKLNKILIIDEIHRLNKDKQDILLPYLENDLITIYATTTENPYFKLNPALRSRCSIIEITKPTIQDLSSCLKNACLKTFGVDLNKDIADYLALQANGDFRSALNNLDLIMLIFKDQEFSLEAIKKIIPSIQFSSDESGDNHYDYLSAFHKSLRGSDIDAALYWGFIIIKSGDFDGLFRRMLCASYEDVGMANPKLGSEVLSAIECFERIGMPEGYLPITQAILNICLSPKSNTVYSSSTLIKSIIDSGNIFEVPIHLKDAHYKSAAKLKRGLNYKYPHDYKNNYIDQQYLPNELKDKIHIELNGQGYEQKIKQYWDLIKNKGEK, encoded by the coding sequence ATGGATTCTAACTTAGCAAATTTAATAAGGCCGAAAATTTTAGAAGATTTTATTTGCCCACAAGAACAAAAAAAATTATTTCAAAAAATTATAGAAAATAATGATTATCGTTCATTTATTTTTTATGGAAAGCCAGGTACCGGAAAAACAACTATTTCCTATATTCTTGCCAATGCCTTAAAAGTAAATTACGAATATTTTAATGCGGCTATTGAAAATAAAGAAGATCTTGTACATAAATTAAAGTTGAACAAGATTTTGATCATTGATGAGATTCATAGATTAAACAAAGATAAACAAGATATATTGTTACCATATCTAGAAAACGATTTAATCACAATTTATGCAACTACAACGGAAAATCCATATTTTAAGCTTAATCCTGCATTACGTTCAAGATGTTCAATAATTGAAATTACTAAGCCAACAATTCAAGATTTATCAAGTTGTTTAAAAAATGCCTGCCTTAAAACTTTTGGTGTGGATCTTAATAAGGATATTGCTGATTATTTAGCCCTACAGGCTAATGGCGACTTTAGATCAGCATTAAACAATCTTGATTTGATTATGTTAATTTTTAAAGATCAAGAATTTTCATTGGAGGCAATTAAAAAGATTATTCCCTCAATTCAATTTAGTTCAGATGAATCAGGTGATAATCATTATGATTATTTAAGTGCTTTTCATAAATCACTACGCGGTTCGGACATTGATGCAGCATTATATTGAGGATTTATCATTATTAAATCCGGAGATTTTGATGGTTTGTTTAGAAGAATGTTGTGTGCAAGTTACGAAGATGTTGGAATGGCAAATCCTAAATTGGGATCAGAGGTTTTGTCAGCAATTGAATGTTTTGAAAGAATAGGAATGCCTGAGGGGTATTTACCAATAACACAAGCAATATTAAATATTTGTTTAAGTCCAAAATCAAACACTGTTTATAGCTCATCAACATTAATAAAATCTATAATTGACAGTGGAAATATTTTTGAAGTGCCAATTCATTTAAAAGATGCTCATTATAAATCGGCAGCAAAACTAAAAAGAGGATTAAATTATAAATATCCTCATGATTATAAAAATAATTATATTGATCAACAATATCTACCAAATGAATTAAAAGATAAAATTCATATTGAATTAAATGGGCAAGGTTATGAAC